In bacterium, a single window of DNA contains:
- the lspA gene encoding signal peptidase II: MVNSTANRIKAFSLTLLVIAFDRLTKAEALKNLKLFDSVEVIGNFVRFTLAKNPGGAFGTRIGNNYVYIIAAIVAGALLIIWLFEKKSSIAHAAAIAVILGGAIGNLWDRIKYGVVIDFIDVGVKNFRWPTFNVADSAITVGIIILLVAELFYAPKAKKAE, from the coding sequence ATGGTCAACTCCACCGCCAACAGGATAAAAGCGTTTTCCCTTACATTGCTCGTTATTGCTTTCGATAGACTAACCAAAGCTGAAGCGTTAAAAAACCTGAAACTCTTTGACTCTGTGGAAGTTATCGGTAACTTTGTGCGGTTCACACTTGCGAAAAACCCCGGTGGGGCATTCGGAACGAGGATAGGAAACAATTATGTTTACATTATTGCAGCGATAGTTGCGGGCGCGCTTCTTATCATATGGCTTTTCGAGAAGAAAAGCTCCATAGCGCATGCCGCTGCGATAGCCGTCATACTGGGCGGCGCGATAGGTAATCTCTGGGACCGAATAAAGTATGGCGTAGTGATAGACTTCATCGATGTTGGCGTTAAAAACTTCAGATGGCCAACTTTTAATGTTGCCGATTCAGCTATAACTGTTGGGATAATAATATTACTGGTTGCCGAACTTTTCTACGCTCCGAAAGCTAAAAAGGCTGAGTAG